DNA sequence from the Pseudomonas fluorescens Q2-87 genome:
TAATAAACGCACGCATACTCCTGTCAGTCGAGTTTCTTGTCCACGTCGGCCAGCAGCGCCTGGATTTCCTTGCGCCTTCCCGCATCGGCGCTTTCGCGCCCTGGTCGCGGCGCTGCCAGCAAGGCCTTTTGCAGGGCCGCCCTGGCTTCAACATAATGCTTCTGACGGTAGAGGTGATCGCCCCAGAAGTACAGGCTATCGATGCCGTTGGGGTTGAGTTGCAACGCTTGCTTGAGCAACTGCTCGGCCTTGTCCGAGTCGCCAAACCCCAGGGGCCAGCCGGGCACCCGGTCATAAAGTGCGCCGAGACTGGTGTAGGCCGAACCTTGCAGTGCCTTGGGGTCGAGCGCCAGGGCTTTTTCCAGATCGGCCCTGGCGTCCTTGACCTTGCCCAGCGCACCGATCCCGCCTTGGGCGCCGGCCCAACCGCTGCTGACGATGCCGGACCAGATCCACGCCTCGGCCACCGACTGGCGTTCCTGCTTGAACTGCGATGCTTGCGCCGCCAGCTTCTCGAAGGCCTCGGCACGTTGCCCCTCGGGCAGCTCATATTGAATGTGCGCCCAGCGCTGCTGGATGTCGCCCAGGCGCTGCTGGTCGACGGCGTCCAGTGCCCAGACGCTTTGGCTCAAGGCCGCGACCAGTAGACAGGTAAAAATCTTTTTCATGGCTTGAGGTGCTCGTTCTCGGGTTTATGACTGAGGCGGCGGACCAGTGCCAATTGCTTGCGCAGGCCACGGTCCACCAGGTTGGGGAGCAGGCTGTTGAGGCCGACGAAAAAGCGTTCAGGCCAGCCCAGATAGAGCTCGCGGCGGTCGCCGATGATGGCGTGGATAACCGCCGATGCCACGGTTTGCGGGTCGTCCACATTGGCTTTCAGTGCCTCGTTGAGGGCATCGGCTGCCGGACTGTTCATCGATGTACGCGTGGCCCGTGGCGCCACGTACAGTACGCCGACGCGGGTATCGGCCAGCTCCCGGCGCAACGCTTCGGAAAACCCGCGCAAGGCAAACTTGCTGGCGCAGTAGCTGGCATAGCCGGGGTAGCCAATGGAGCCGTAGGTTGAACCCACGTTGACCACCATGGCGCTGTCGGCCGCCTTGAGCAGCGGCAGGAGCAGTTTGGTCAGGCAGATCGGCGCGCTGATGTTCAACGCCAGCATGGCGGTGATCTCGCTATCGTCCAATTGTTCGAGCATGGCGAAGTGGTTCACCCCGGCAGCATTGATCAGCAGGTTGATACCGCCCAGCGCTTCGGCGGCGACCAGGACCTTGCGCCGGTCGGCCAAGAAGGTCAGGTCGGCGCCGACCCAGCAAATGTGTTGCGGGTAGCGCTCGATCAACGGCTGTAACGCTTCGCGGTGCCTGGCGACGGCCAGTACCCGGGCGCCACTGGCGCAAAGCGCCTCGGCGATGGCCAGTCCGATCCCACCGCTGGCGCCGGTCAATACAACACGGGCATCGCACAGGCGCATGATCACGCTCCCCCATCGCGGGGCAAGCCGCGGAACATGTCGGTGTAGAGCTGGTACACGACCTTGGAGGCGTGAATCACCGCTGCCTGGTCCGCCGGATCTTCGAGCCGGTTCATCAAGCCGCGGTAGGTCTGCATGTGTTCGATGTCCAGCGACCCGTGGGAGCTGAGGTAGCTGAACGCCGTGGGCGGCAATTCCAGGCGCTGGCGGATGCTGTCGGCGGCATGGGTCGCCAGGGCGATGCTGGTGCCTTCGAGCACGTTGACCATGCCGAACAGTCCTGCCGGATTGCCCCGGGCGATCAAGTCGTAGAGGTAACTGACCATCAGTTCGATGGGCAGCGACGGTTGGCCGTTGCGCACCGCCTCCTTGTCGCCACCGCACACGGCGATGTCATCCAACACCCACTGCTCGTGGCCATATTCTTCATCGATGTACTCGCACACGGCCTTGCGCAGCCATTCCAGGCGGGTGGGCAGGCGCGCGCCGCAGGCCATCATCAACGGGACCGTGTGGCGTACGTGGTAGTACGCCTGGATCAGGAACGCCCGATAGCTGGCCAGGCTGACCTGCCCATTGAGGGCATCACGGATGATCGGCAGATTGAACAGCGTCTGCCGCTCCTGCTCGGTGGCTTGTTGCAACGTGTCGAAAAAATTCATGAAGAGAACTCCTGGGACGAAACGGATGGGATGAGCAGCGCCCGGTAATGCTCGACGATGGCATCACGGCGCGGGCGGCCGTTGGCGGTAAGCAGGCCGTTGGCCGTCGTAAAAGGTTCCTGCAGTCGCGTCCAGCGATGGGCCCGTGCGTAGTCGGGCAATGCCGCGTTGGCCTTGGCCACGGCCATCTCCAGCGCATGATCGGAGCAATCGGCGCGGCTGGGCCAAAGCAGCGCGTGGTTGTGGGGCAGTGCCTCGCCATAGACGAAAGCCTGGGCGATGTCACCGCCTTGGGTGAGTTCGGCTTCGACCCATTCGGGATTGACGTTGCGGCCGAAGCTGGTCACGAACTGATGCTTCTTGCGCCCGCGCAGATAGAGGTAGCCGTCAGCGTCGAACTCGCCCAGGTCGCCGCTGGGCCACCATTGGCCGTCAAGCGTGGGCTCACCCAGGTAACCCAGCAGGGTCGAGCCTTTGATCATGACTTCACCGTCGTCGGCCAGGTGTACCTCCACATGGGGCAACGGCTGGCCAACACTGCCGGCGCGATGGGCCTGTGGTCGATTGAGGCATACCACCGAAGCGCATTCCGACAACCCATAGCCTTCAAATATCGGTAATCCGATGCGCTGGGCCCGTTGCAGCAGATCTTGGGATACCCGCGCCCCGCCCACGGCGGCGAAGCGAACAGTGTGCGGGTTAAATGCTTTCTGCTCAGCGGCCATCACCAGCATCAACAGCAACTGCGGCACCAGGATCAGGCTTTGCGCACGACGTTCGGCCAGGCACCCCAGCAGGCGCGTCGGGTCGACCCCGCTGGCGCCCTGGATGCCGAGGGTCTTCTGGCTGGGCAGGCTGAGCATCGCACCGGCATAAAGCGCCGCGTAGCACCCCAGGTTCTCCAGCAGAATCGCCAAGGGCAACAAGGCCAGATGGTGCCTTGCCTCGACCGGTTGGCTGGCCTGCTCCAGCTCTCGGGCAACCCGTAGCATGCTGTCGGCGGCCAGGCAGACGCCTTTGGGCGTGCCGGTCGTGCCGGAGGTGAACGTCAGCTTGGCGGTACCCGCCGGCAGGCGGCTCGGCTCGTCGAAGCAACGCGCCCAGAACTCGCCTCTTTGCTGGTAACCAGCGGCTTGGAGTTCCTCTGCATATGCCGGTTCGGCAATCACCCGCTCGGCCTGGCTCTGCTCCAGGCAATGGCGGCGTTGGGCCTGGCTGAAAAATCCGGGCAGGAGAACACAGGGCAGTCCTTCGAAGAGCGCGGCCAAGTCCCAGAGGATGGCTTCGATGCCGTTGTCCAACGCCAGGGCGACGACGCGAACCTGCTCATCGCGCAAGCGTTGCTGGCGGTACATCACTTCGGAATAAAGCGTGGCGTAGTCCAGCTGAGAGCCATCGCCCCACAGCGCTACCGCGTGGCCTCGACGCTCGGCGTGCCCGCGCAGGGTGCGCTTGAACAGTTGCATTTCAGGCGACATGGCTGGTCTCCCCGTGAGTTGGCAAGAGCCCCAGGCGATTGAACAGACCGATATTGCGCAAATGAATGAAGCCGGCACGGATGTTTCCGACGTGGACCCACGGCTGGCTCTCGTAGTAGCGGCCCCAAAGGTGACGATCCTCGCCCAGGCGCTGCGGGTCGGCCGGGCACAGGGTCACGGGCTTGAGGCCGAGGCGATGAAAGCTGTTGACCAGCCCGGCGTTGCCGGTGAACGCGACCCACTCCAGGCCGCCCATGGCCAGCAAATAAGTGATCGCAATGATGCTCAGCCGGGCGCTGCCTGTGTCGCTGGCAGCCAGGTTGCCAACCTCGACGATGCCGGCGCGATCCACAGGACGGTCCGCGGCAGCATTGATCAAAGGCTCGATGGGCTCATCCAGATAACGTTCGAGAAACAGCGGCCCTTGGGCGGCCCGACGCACCCCAGCGACTGCGCAGAGCGTGCCATTGACGTCATCGAGGCCGAACAGCTCTGGCATGAAGTGCCGGATATCGGCGCCGTGAACCTTGCGGAAACGCTGCTGGATAAACGCTTCGAATTCTGCTCGCCGAGGCTCTCCCGGCAGGGCCCGGTGAAGGTGGCGAACCGGCGGGCCGCCATCACCAAAGGCCAGCGGCAGGCGGATGTTCCAGTCGAAATGGGGCATGGGTCTACGTTCTCCGGGCTAGTGGGAGAAAGTATCGAGGCCGTTTCTTAACGAAGTCTGAAGGCGACGGATATCCCATTTGGGCACGTTCGAAAAATAATCCTGAACTGCCCCTGGCTGCTTTTCCGTAGTACAGTGGCCAAGACCGATAAATATCCATGTTGAGATGACCTGATAGGTCAGGATCCACTCAATGAACCCGAACTCCTCGTTATCCCACTGCCGCGGTGCCAACAACATGATCGAAATCACCGAAGCTTCCATTGCCCAATTGCGCGCTGCGCTCGAATCGGGCCAGACCACTGCGGTAGAGCTTGTCCGAGCCTACCTCGCCAGGATCGATGCCTACGATGGCCCAGAGACCCCCACTGCCCTCAACGCGGTGGTCGTGCGCAACCCCGATGCCTTGAAGGAAGCGCAGGCGTCCGATGCGCGTCGGGCCAGCGGCCAGGCCCTGGGCCCGCTCGATGGCATCCCTTACACCGCCAAGGACAGTTACCTGGTGAAGGGCCTCACCGCGGCTTCCGGCAGCCCGGCCTTCAAGGATCTGGTCGCCTATCGCGATGCGTTCACCATCGAGCGGCTTCGTGCTGCCGGGGCGATCTGCCTGGGCAAGACCAACATGCCGCCGATGGCCAATGGCGGCATGCAACGCGGGGTATATGGCCGCGCGGAGAGTCCTTACAACGGCGACTACCTCACCGCGCCGTTTGCCTCGGGCTCCTCGAACGGTGCCGGCACGGCCACTGCGGCCAGTTTCGCGGCGTTCGGTCTCGCCGAGGAAACCTGGTCGAGCGGACGCGGCCCGGCATCCAATAACGGTTTGTGCGCCTATACCCCCTCGCGCGGCGTGATCTCGGTGCGCGGTAACTGGCCGCTGACGCCGACGATGGACGTCGTCGTACCCTTCGCCCGGACCATGGCCGACCTTCTTGAGGTGCTGGACGTGGTGGTGGCCCATGACCCGGACACCCGTGGTGACCTGTGGCGGCTGCAACCCTGGGTACCGATTCCCAGCGTCGACTCGGTTCGCCCTGCCTCCTACCTGAGCCTTGCAAGCAATCCAGGGACACTCGCCGGCGTTCGGCTCGGCGTGCCACGGATGTACATCAATGCCGATCCCGAAGCAGGTACGGCGGAAAAACCCGGCATCGGTGGCCCCACCGGGCAGCGGATCATCACCCGCGCCTCGGTAATCGACCTGTGGCAAGAGGCTCGTGCGGCCCTTGAAGCCTGTGGCGCTAAAGTGATCGAAGTGGACTTCCCGCTGGTGTCCAACTGCGAGGGCGATCGACCCGGCGCACCGACGGTGTACACCCGTGGCCTGGTATCCAAGGAGTTTTTGCACCATGAATTGTGGGACCTGTCGGCCTGGGCCTTCGATGATTTCCTGCGGGCCAACGGGGATCCGAAACTCAACCGCCTGGCGGACGTCGACGGGCCGCAAATCTTCCCCCACGACCCCGGCACCCTGCCCAACCGCGAGGATGACCTTGCCGCGGGCATGGATGAATACGTGAAGATGGCCCAGCGCGGCATCACGCCTTGGGACCAGATTCCGACATTGCCTGACGGTTTGCGGGGCCTTGAAGAAACGCGCCGAATCGATCTCGAGGACTGGATGGCGCAGCTTGGCCTGGACGCGGTGATCTTCCCGACCGTCGCCGACGTCGGGCCGGCGGATGCGGACGTCAACCCGGCCTCCGCCGACATTGCCTGGAGCAACGGCGTCTGGGTCGCCAATGGCAACCTCGCCATTCGCCACCTGGGCGTGCCCACCGTCACCGTGCCGATGGGCGTCATGGCAGACATCGGCATGCCCGTCGGGCTGACGTTCGCCGGTCGCGCCTACGACGATTCGACGCTGTTGCAGTTGGCCTCGGCGTTCGAATCGATTGGCTCGAAGCGGCAGGTCCCGCCTCGCACACCGCCATTGTCGGCGTGAAAAAGTAAGGAGGGGCGGGATATACCGCCCCTTTTCCACGATACCGCAACGAGGGTCATCCGCATCGGCTGCAGCCAGGCGGGTGTACTCGGTGTTCACCTGCTCGATTTCCCCTCCCTCGCCCAAGCGCAATTAACAACGATTAACTCGCTCGCCCGCGCGTCGCCATCAAGAATGGCGACCTTGATCTGAAAGTCACTCTCCACGCGGGAAAGGAAGCATGCTGCCAACTGCACCAAACAACGTCTTCGCGCCCGACCCCGTGCCCGTCTCCCTGAAGCCGCTCTGGTTCCTTGCGCTGCTCACCTCCTGCAGCGCGTCGGCGCTGGCGCAGGAAGGCCCCCAAGATTCCCCTGGCTTGCTTGAGGGGGCAACGCTCGATGTGCTCAGCCGTAACTTCTATCTCAACAATGACTACCGTACCGAGAACCCGACGGGCAAAAGCTACAAACAGGAATGGGCCCAGGGTTTCATCGCATCGTTCGAGTCCGGTTTCACTCCTGGCACGATCGGTGTAGGTATCGACGCCCATGGTTTTCTCGGTTTGAAACTGGACGGTGGCAAAGGGCATTCCGGGACCGGATTGCTGCCGCTGGACCAGGACGGTCGCAGCGAGGCGCGCTATTCCAGCGCGGGCGGTGCGCTGAAGTTCCGCAGTGCACAAACCACCCTGGCGGTGGGCGAAATGACCGTGGCGACTCCGGTGTTCGACACCGCAGACAAGCGCCTGCAACCGGAGTACGCCAGCGGTTGGCTTCTGTCGAACCAGTCAATCCAAGGTATCGATGTGCAGGCCGGCCATTTTTATGCTTTCAAGAACCAGGACGCCTCGACCGGCAAAGGTGATTTTTCGGGCTACGGTGCCACGACGCGCAACCACGACATCGACTTCATCGGCGCCGACCTGCTCGCCGGACAGGCTACCGGCGGCGCCTTCTACGCCTCGGAATTGAGCGATACGTGGCGCCAGTACTACGGCAATGTCCATACGACGCTCGGCGGCCTGTTCCTCGACGGCAACCTGTATCACACCCGCGATCAGGGCGAGGCAGCGGCTGGAGCCATCGATACCACCGCCTATAGCCTGTCCGGCAAATACCGGATCAACGCCCAGGCATTCACCCTGGCCTATCAGAAAATCCACGGCGACACGCCTTTCGATTTTGTCGGCGGCGACTCCATCTACTTGGCCAACTCGATCAAATACGCCGACTTCAATGGCCCGGGCGAACGGTCGTGGCAAGCACGGTATGACCTGGATCTTGGGACCCTGGGCATTCCCGGCCTGAGCTTCATGGCCCGTTATGTGACCGGACGCGGGATAGACGGCAGTCATGCTCCGAAAGGCGGCGCCTACAACCCGTTCGATATTGACAGCGGCACCTATCAGCCACAACAACGGGCTGGAGGCCGTCATTGGGAGCGCGACCTGGACCTGCACTATGTGGTGCAGTCCGGTCCGGCGAAGGATTTGTCGGTGCAACTGTCCCACGTCACCCATCGAGCCAACAGCGCCCAGGCCGGCGATGATATCGACAGGCTGTATGTGGTGATCCAGTACCCGCTCAAGCTCGGACCGCTTTGACCCGGCAAGTCGTGCCCTTCTCCAAACCGTCGACGACGCAGCGTTGTCGGCGCTACAAGCGAAAACGTTGCGCCATGGCGTGGCAGAGCAAGTCCACCGCTTCGTCGGCGTGCGAGGCCTGCGACCGTAGAAACACCACTTCATGCTCGGCGATGGCAGGCAGTCCCTCAAGAATCCGCATCGCCTCCGTCACCCGGGCGCGGTCGATCAGGCTGATCGCCAGGCCGGCTTCCACGCACGCCTTGACGGCCTGGTTGGAGGGGCTTTCCAGGACGATGCGAGTCTTACGTCCGCTTTGCCTGAGGGACTCGATCATCGCTTGCCGATAAGGGCACTGCGCCGCGTGAACGGCCAGTGGCAACGGCACCATCGAGGCAACTGCGGCATGGGCGGGACCTACCCAGACGGGTGTGGTGGAAACCAGCACTTGAGCCTCTGCGCTCGGCTCGCCTTTGGGCTGGGTAAGGACCGCCGCCTGGAGTTTGCCGCGCTGTACCAGGTCGCGCAGCGCGTAGCTCGGCGCGGTCTTGAGTTCCAGCACCACGTTGGGCCACGCAGCCGTGAAGGTCGGGAGAATGTCGCGGATGACATGGTCGGCGTATTCGTCCGGTACGCCGAGGATAATGCGCCCGGCCAGGCGGGTGCCCTGCAGGTCGGCCAACACTCGGTCATGGGTGCTGAGCAACTCCGCCGTGGCCACCAGCAGCCGTTTGCCCAGCGCGGTCAGGGAAACAGCCTGATTGTCGCGGTTGAGCAAGCGCCCGCCGGCGACCACTTCCAGCCGCTGTATGTGCACGGTCACCGCCGCCGGGCTTTTGTGCAGCAATTGCGCCGCCGCGCTGAATTTGCCAATGCGCGCCACGGTGTGGAATGTGCGGATCAGATCAATATCGAGTATGGCCGGCATGGTTTAATCTTCGTGAATAATTGATGCAGATTATTTTGATTTATCAGATTACACAGGTTTCGTAGGCTGAGGCCATGGACCTGAATAAATCGCTGTCTTGCCCCCCTCTCTACCGTGCTGACTGGCGCCGGGCGCTTCCCCTGCCTTTGCTTGAAGCCGCCTTGCTCCTGGCCTGGAGCTCAGGGTTCGTCGGTGCGCGGTTCTCCCTCGATTACGCCCCGGCGTTGCTGGTGGTGTTCTGGCGCTGCGTCGTGGTCACGCTCGTTCTGTTTCCCTTCGTCGCCAAATCACTCCGGCGCACCTCACCTGGCGTCTTGCTGAAAAATGCCGGCATCGGCCTGCTGGCCATGGCGGGGTATCTGGCCGGCATCACCCAGGGGATTGCCCTCGGCGTGCCCGCGGGCCTGGCCGCGCTGGTCGCCGATCTGCTGCCGATGTGCCTGGCGCTGTTGACCGCAGGCGTGCTTGGACAACGACTGGCCTGGCAGGTCTGGGTGGGCCTGCTCATCGGTCTGCTGGGCGTTTCGCTGGTGACCCACGGCGCGTTGGCCTGGGGCGATGCCCCGTTGTGGGCGTATGGCCTGCCACTGCTGGGCATGCTTTCGCTCGCCGTCGCGACTCTCTGGCAGAAACACTTGGCGCCCTCCGAATCAATGGAGCTGCTGCCCAACCTGTGGCTGCAATGTTGCGTCTCAGGTATCGCCTTCGCTGTCATCGAAGGTTCCCAAGGCAGTCTCGCGCCCCTTCCCACCACAGGCTTTGCCCTGAGCGTATTGTGGACCGCGGGATTATCGACGATGGGCGGTTATGGGCTGTATTGGATGTGCCTGCGCCGCGCGACAGCCACTCGGGTCGCCAGCGTCCTGTACCTCAGCCCGCCGATTACGATGCTCTGGGCCTGGGCCATGTTCGGCGAGCCGCTTTCCTGGCAGATGGTGGCCGGCATGGCGGTGTCGGGCATGGGGATCTGGCTGGTGGTGCGCACGGAAGCGCGGCAGGCGAAACGATCGCAAGCCAGTTGATCTAGCTTGCAGGGTAAGTCAGCTTCAACCCAGTCACCTTCGCGGCAGGATTCAGCACGGCCTTGGTCGATTTGTCCTTATCCATGATATGGATGACCTCGATACCGCGAAGCAACAGATAGTCCGCGATGATCCTGCGGTGACAGCGCCACCAGACCGCCTCCGCACACATGATCGCGCAACGCTGGGTTCTGCTCAGTTCCAAAAGGCGATCCAGGCCTTCTTCAAACTCATCCGAGAGCGCGTAATCGGCGTAGTTGTGAAAGCTGCGATTGTCCCAGAACGAATTGACTTCATCGCCCACCGTCCGGGATTTCTTGCGCAGTCCACCGAGCTGGGCAATCTGCTCATGCCCGATTCCCACATTAGCCAGCTGTTGTCCAAACGTATCGAGGTTGTATTGCGGGTTGGTCCGGGACCGGGGGACCGTTCTGACATCGATAATCATCCCTATGCTAAAACCTTTGACGATATCCACGAACTGGTCGAGGGTCTTGGTGGAGTGACCAATCGTGTAAACCGGGTAACTTTCCATACGTGAACATCCAAACGATAGGCTCTGCCGTTAGGCCCCGCAGGGAAGCAATGGTTCTTCAAACAAAAAGCCCCGGAACCTTTAAAGGGCCGGGGCTTGGCAGGGCGTGGAAATCAAGCCTGTTCTTTCAGCGTGTCATACGCCTCCAGCGAACGCAGCGAGTAGATGTAGGCCGCGCCGGCGTTCAACGAAATCGCGGTTGCCAGGGCGGCGGCGATTTCCTCGCGGCTGGCGCCGGCCTTGATGGCGGCGTCCGTGTGCGTGGCGATACAACCATCGCAGCGGGTGGTGACTGCCACGGCAATCGAGATGAGTTCACGGGTCTTGGCATCGAGCACATTGTTTTCGCTGGCGGCTTCCCCAAGGGCCATGTAGGCCTTGACCATTTTGGGGTTGCTGCGGCCCAGAGCGCCAAAGGCTTTCTTGACGGAAGACAACAAATCGGACCAGTTATGGAACATGGCATTAACTCCTGAGTGGGTTGGGTGTACTGTTTCAACGCCCTCAGTTTTCCATCCTGGCGCGGGAAGGTTTTGTCCGATGCGCTCAGTTTTTTTTGCGAAACGCTCAAATGAATGCAATCGATAAACTCATCAGCCTGGCCAACGTTCGCGGCAGCCTGGATCTGCGTTGCCAGTTCGAGGGCGACTGGGCCCTGGACCATGAACAGCAGGCCCTGGGCACGGCGCCCTATCACATCGTGCTGGCGGGAGAGTGCCGGGTGGAATTTCCCGACGGGCAGCGCCTGCCCATGCGCGCCGGTGACATTCTGCTGTTGCCCCGCGGCGCGCGGCACGTGATGCACAGCCCCGGAAAGAGCGTGCCGCCGAGCACTCCTAAGCAGGTGACCGGTGGCACGCTGCCGATTCATCGCATCGGCGGCGCCAGCCCGGAACTGGACATGCTGTGCGGTGGCTTTCACTACAACCGTGCTTCGCTGCTGTTCGCATCCCTGCCCGATTACCTGGTGATTCCCAGCGGCGCGGGGCCGGCCAACGGGCCGTTATCGGCGCTGGTCGGGGTGATCCGGCAGGAGGCTGACGACGATAAAGTCGGCGCCCGTTTCTTGCTCGACGCACTTACCCAGGCACTGTTCACGCTGATTTTACGCACGCACCTGGCCAGCCAGGGCCAGGACAGCGGCGCGCTGGCCCTGCTCGGCGACAAGCGCCTGGGCCGGGCCTGGCAGGCAATCCTGGCGGATCCGGCGCATGAATGGACCATTCAAGGCCTGGCGGACATCGCCAACATGTCCCGCGCCAGTTTCATGCGCGCGTTCGTCAATGTGGCCGGCGCCTCGCCGTGGGTGCTATTGACGCAGGTGCGCATGGAGCTGGCCTTCGGCCTGCTGAGCCACTCACACCTGGGGCTGAGCGATATTGCGGTGCAGGTCGGCTATCAATCCCAGGCCGCGTTCAGCAAGAAGTTCAAGGACATCTACGGCCAGGCGCCAGGAAAAGTTCGACGCGGGATCTAACCAAAAAATGCCGCATCGGGCCGCATGGCCGGGTGTTCACGCAGGCGATCGACAACGTAATCGACAAAGCTGCGTACCCGCATTGGCGCCTTGCGCCTTTCCCGATAAACCACATGGACCGGCAGCGAGGGCGGCTCGTAAGGTTGCAAGATCCTGCGCAATTGGCCGCTGTTCAAATAGTCGTACAAGGGGTAGCTCAGGCAACGGGTCAACCCCGCGCCATGAGCTGCGGCATCGATGGCGGCCTGGAGCGTGGCGCAACTGAGCCGCGTGCGAGCGTTGATGCAACTTGTCTCGCCTTGCTGTTGGAAGGACCAGCGGACCCTGTCCTGATTGGCTTGCGCGGCAATCAATCGGTGATTGCGCAGGTCCTGCGGCACTTCGGGCTCACCGTGAATCGCCAGGTAACCAGGGCTGCCGCAGACGATCGAACGAACGCTGCCGACCGGTCGGGCGATCAATGAAGAACTGGGTAACCGGCCCACCAGCACTGCCACATCCAGCCCCTCTTCGCTCATGTTCGGGAAACGATCATGGTAGTGGGCAAACACCTTGATCTGCGGATACAGATCCATATAGCCGGCCAGCAGCGGGGACATGACGTAGCGGCTGAACAGCAAGGGCAACAAGACCGTCAGATTGCCCTGCGCCTGGACATGCCAACCCTTGGCCAAAGCCTCGGCATCGTCGATGCCCTTGAGAATGCGCGAGCAATCGGCCATGAAGCCCGCGCCGGCTTCCGTCAGCACCACCCCGCGTGTGCTGCGCTGCAACAGCTGCACCCCGAGCCGCGCTTCCAGGCGAGCGATGGCACGGACCACGGTGGGACCGGAGACGTTGAGACGATGGGCCGCCGAGGCGAGGCTGGGGCACTGCGAGAGCGCATGAAACATCAGCATTTCATGATATCGCCCCATCAAGCGCTACCTTTGACGACCGGCTTGAGCGTGGCGTCGCTCCCGAGCCGGTCCGTCAGGAAATCGACAAACGTGCGGACCTTGGCGGGTATCCGGTTGCTCTTTTGATACACCACGTGAATCGGCAACGCCGGCAGTTCAAATTCCTTGAGCACCACTTCCAGCGTTCCCTGCGCCACCTGCCTGGCGACTTGATAGGACAGCACGCGAGTGACGCCCCAGCCCTGGCAGGCGATGTTGATCGCGGCCTGATTGGCGGTGACCACCAGGCGCGGCTCGAAACGCAGGTTCAACGGCTTTGCCTGCGCCATGAATTGCCAGTCGCTGAGCAAGTGGCTGGCCGAAGACATGACGATATTGGCCTGGCTCAACTCTTCGGGGTGCCTGGGTGTCCCATGTCGCTGAAAATAGGCAGGCGCCGCGCAGATCACCTGCCGGACCTCCCCGACCTTGATGGCGTGCTGGTTGGTTTCCTGCAAATGGCCAATGCGTATCGCCACGTCGATCCCTTCGTCAGCAATGTTGACCACGCGGTCGACCAACAAGGCGTTGAGATGCACCGACGGGAACTGGTCCAGGTAATCGGTAAGCAGCGGCGCGATGTACAACTCGCCAAACAGCACCGGTGCCGTGACCGTCAGGTATCCGCACGGTATCGAATAGCTGCCGGCAGCCGCCTCCTCGGCCTCGTCGAGTTCGCCCAGGATTCGCCGGCAATCTTCCAGATAGCGTTGCCCCGCTTCGGTCAGGTGCACATTGCGGGTGGTGCGCGACAGCAGTTGGGTTCCGATACGCTCTTCCATCCCGGCGATGGCACGCGTCACGCTCGGGGGCGAGATGCGCAGCCGGCGTGCGGCCGCGGCAAAGCCTTCTTCTTCCGCAACAGCCATGAAAACCTGCATTTCCTGGAAACGATCCATGGGCGACTCAGCCTGGGTTGACGAAATTCAAGTGCAGCGGGATGGGGCGTGCCGCGAGGAATTGCGGCGCTCGCCCCTGGCTCCGGAATCAAACCTGTTGCAAGCCTTTGGCGGTGCGTTGCATGCCGACGAAAT
Encoded proteins:
- a CDS encoding LysR family transcriptional regulator; protein product: MDRFQEMQVFMAVAEEEGFAAAARRLRISPPSVTRAIAGMEERIGTQLLSRTTRNVHLTEAGQRYLEDCRRILGELDEAEEAAAGSYSIPCGYLTVTAPVLFGELYIAPLLTDYLDQFPSVHLNALLVDRVVNIADEGIDVAIRIGHLQETNQHAIKVGEVRQVICAAPAYFQRHGTPRHPEELSQANIVMSSASHLLSDWQFMAQAKPLNLRFEPRLVVTANQAAINIACQGWGVTRVLSYQVARQVAQGTLEVVLKEFELPALPIHVVYQKSNRIPAKVRTFVDFLTDRLGSDATLKPVVKGSA